A genomic window from Arthrobacter globiformis includes:
- a CDS encoding Stk1 family PASTA domain-containing Ser/Thr kinase — translation MQENALGSLVGSLVDNRYQVKSRLARGGMSTVYVATDQRLDRDVALKVLHPHLVNDANFLDRLAREARAAAKLSHPHVVGVLDQGHDGDTAYLVMEYIKGHTLRDVIHSKGALSPRLALALIDPVVEGLGAAHAAGLIHRDVKPENVLIADDGRIKIGDFGLARAVTTTTSTGALIGTVAYLSPELVLGKPADARSDIYSTGIMLFEMLTGRQPFDGEVPIQVAYQHVNSAVGAPSGLVPGLAGEVDELVQWCTASDPEQRPVDGNALLAELRHIRTNLTDSELDLQPPAAIQAAAAAGTAPGAGPRGMGAPPAPARMPSRMPQSPPAQGTQGNHTELLSPIHGDDVPPGRPTEVISRTSNPTTVFSAPVSSNPVSSTPASSKPASSTPRRVLPPYGFDDDDREAAPLPLSKREQRKLDRHEQKERSRAAATPVRTLREGNARRRGALWIVVLVILALLATGAGWFFGMGPGSPGTVPAVANRTVAEAQQLLRDAGFQSSTKDVFDDDVKAGLVVGSEPDAGTKIRKFQQVSLFVSKGPQLFPLPQLTGKTLDASKEALNGAEMALGKVTEKFDEEVPAGTVLGQAPAAGTAVRHGTPVSLTVSKGPQPIPVPDVRGQDQDAAFRAIESAGLKAVFADETVHDRNVPKGAVVSQEPASGTLTRGQTVTLTISEGPKLVKVPNYIGKQVEDATEALRKRGFQVRVNEVLGGFFGTVRDQDPVDTEVPEGSVITLTVV, via the coding sequence GTGCAGGAAAACGCTTTAGGCAGTCTCGTTGGGTCCCTGGTGGACAACCGCTACCAGGTGAAGTCCCGGTTGGCGCGGGGCGGGATGTCCACCGTGTATGTGGCCACGGACCAGAGGCTGGACCGTGATGTTGCCCTGAAAGTCCTGCATCCCCACCTGGTCAACGACGCCAATTTCCTGGACCGCCTGGCCCGCGAAGCACGGGCAGCCGCCAAGCTCTCACACCCGCACGTGGTGGGCGTCCTCGACCAGGGGCACGATGGCGACACCGCCTACCTCGTGATGGAGTACATCAAGGGGCACACCCTCCGCGACGTCATCCACAGCAAGGGCGCCTTGTCCCCCCGGCTGGCCCTGGCACTCATCGATCCGGTGGTGGAAGGCCTCGGGGCTGCGCATGCCGCCGGCCTGATCCACCGCGACGTCAAGCCGGAGAACGTCCTGATCGCCGACGACGGCCGGATCAAGATCGGCGACTTCGGCCTCGCGCGCGCCGTGACGACGACAACCAGCACAGGTGCCCTGATCGGCACCGTCGCGTACCTCTCGCCGGAACTGGTCCTTGGCAAGCCGGCCGACGCACGAAGCGACATCTATTCCACGGGCATCATGCTGTTCGAGATGCTCACCGGACGCCAGCCGTTCGACGGCGAGGTCCCCATCCAGGTGGCCTACCAGCACGTGAATTCCGCTGTGGGTGCCCCCTCAGGCCTGGTTCCAGGCCTCGCGGGGGAAGTGGACGAACTCGTGCAGTGGTGTACGGCCAGCGACCCCGAGCAGCGGCCGGTGGACGGCAACGCCCTGCTCGCGGAACTCCGTCATATCCGGACCAACCTCACCGACTCCGAACTTGATCTGCAACCCCCCGCCGCCATCCAAGCGGCCGCGGCGGCGGGCACGGCCCCCGGTGCCGGCCCGCGCGGCATGGGCGCTCCCCCGGCACCTGCCCGGATGCCGTCCCGAATGCCGCAAAGCCCGCCCGCCCAGGGAACCCAGGGAAACCACACCGAGCTGCTGTCCCCCATTCACGGCGATGATGTCCCTCCAGGGCGGCCCACGGAAGTCATTTCCCGCACCAGCAACCCGACCACCGTGTTTTCCGCCCCCGTCTCTTCAAACCCCGTTTCCTCAACTCCCGCCTCTTCAAAGCCTGCCTCTTCAACTCCCCGACGGGTCCTCCCGCCCTACGGATTCGACGACGACGACAGGGAGGCTGCCCCGCTCCCCCTGAGCAAGCGGGAACAGCGGAAGCTGGACCGCCACGAACAAAAGGAACGGTCGCGCGCCGCGGCCACTCCCGTCCGGACGCTCCGGGAAGGGAATGCCCGGCGCCGGGGCGCGCTCTGGATTGTGGTCCTGGTGATCCTGGCCCTTCTGGCCACGGGCGCGGGCTGGTTCTTCGGCATGGGACCCGGCTCCCCCGGTACGGTGCCGGCCGTGGCGAACAGGACCGTGGCGGAGGCCCAGCAGCTGCTCCGGGACGCCGGTTTCCAATCCAGTACCAAGGACGTCTTCGACGACGACGTCAAGGCCGGACTCGTGGTGGGATCGGAGCCGGATGCCGGAACGAAAATCCGCAAATTCCAGCAGGTCTCGCTGTTCGTGTCCAAGGGTCCGCAGCTGTTTCCCCTGCCGCAACTGACGGGCAAGACCCTCGATGCTTCCAAGGAAGCACTCAACGGGGCCGAGATGGCGCTGGGCAAGGTCACCGAAAAGTTCGATGAGGAGGTGCCTGCGGGCACGGTGCTGGGCCAGGCTCCGGCCGCGGGAACCGCCGTGCGGCATGGGACACCGGTAAGCCTCACTGTTTCGAAGGGCCCGCAGCCCATTCCAGTGCCGGACGTGCGCGGACAGGACCAGGACGCGGCGTTCCGTGCCATCGAATCTGCAGGGCTGAAAGCCGTCTTCGCCGACGAAACGGTGCATGACCGGAACGTTCCGAAGGGCGCCGTGGTCAGCCAGGAGCCTGCTTCAGGAACCCTGACAAGGGGCCAGACGGTCACCCTGACGATTTCCGAGGGGCCCAAGCTTGTGAAGGTGCCCAACTACATCGGCAAACAGGTGGAAGACGCGACTGAAGCGCTGAGGAAGCGTGGTTTCCAAGTCCGCGTCAACGAAGTCCTTGGCGGGTTCTTCGGCACAGTGCGGGACCAGGATCCCGTGGACACCGAGGTCCCTGAAGGCTCCGTCATCACCCTCACCGTGGTGTAG
- a CDS encoding Rv2175c family DNA-binding protein, whose amino-acid sequence MSTVETLVGDWLPLPDVAQLLDVSITKVHGLLDERALAALRIGERRIRSVPAAFLQDGHVVDSLKGTIVVLSDAGFSDEELIGWLFTPDESLRGRPIDALREGRKTEIRRRAQSLAW is encoded by the coding sequence GTGAGTACTGTAGAAACCCTTGTAGGCGACTGGCTGCCCCTGCCCGACGTCGCCCAGTTGCTGGATGTGTCCATTACCAAAGTCCACGGGCTCCTTGACGAGCGCGCGCTGGCGGCCCTGCGGATTGGGGAACGGCGGATCCGTTCGGTGCCCGCGGCTTTCCTCCAGGACGGCCACGTCGTGGACAGCCTCAAGGGCACGATTGTGGTGCTGTCAGACGCCGGCTTCTCGGACGAAGAGCTTATCGGCTGGCTTTTTACCCCTGACGAGTCGCTGCGCGGGAGGCCCATCGATGCCCTCCGTGAGGGCCGCAAGACGGAAATCCGACGCCGGGCGCAGTCCCTGGCCTGGTAA
- a CDS encoding alpha/beta hydrolase: protein MTESSDRTRPAAFSYAGHGPNARIGIAISHGFTGSPLSILPWAEYLAGCGFAVTVPLLPGHGTAWQDLAGTGWREWHGAFEQAYLDLAARTDECYVAGLSMGGAIALLTASRHRVAGVAVVNPGLSFYDRRVRIIGLLKYIQRTTVPIAEENPTAATTDDGDYSLTPLAAVHQLKRLFAAAARGLPRITAPVLVFKSVNDAVVPPSSLSLIRKRLTSAALDVVPLRNSGHVATLDADAQEIFESSARFFQLRSRSHIPSEKS, encoded by the coding sequence ATGACAGAAAGCAGCGACCGCACAAGGCCCGCCGCTTTCAGCTACGCGGGACACGGACCCAATGCGCGGATCGGAATCGCGATTTCCCACGGCTTCACCGGCAGCCCGCTGAGCATACTGCCGTGGGCCGAATACCTGGCCGGGTGCGGCTTCGCCGTCACCGTTCCGCTGCTCCCCGGGCACGGCACCGCCTGGCAGGATCTGGCCGGCACAGGATGGCGCGAGTGGCACGGCGCCTTTGAACAGGCATATCTGGACTTGGCCGCCAGGACGGACGAATGCTACGTGGCCGGCCTCTCAATGGGCGGTGCGATCGCCCTGCTCACCGCATCCCGCCACAGGGTGGCGGGTGTCGCCGTCGTGAATCCCGGCCTGAGTTTCTACGACCGGCGTGTCCGGATCATTGGCCTGCTGAAGTACATCCAAAGAACCACCGTGCCCATTGCGGAGGAAAATCCGACGGCGGCCACCACCGACGACGGCGACTACTCCCTAACGCCGCTGGCTGCGGTTCACCAGTTGAAGAGGCTCTTCGCTGCCGCCGCCCGCGGGCTGCCGCGGATCACCGCCCCGGTACTGGTCTTCAAATCGGTCAATGACGCAGTAGTCCCCCCGAGCTCGCTCAGCCTGATCCGGAAGCGGCTCACCTCGGCAGCCCTCGACGTGGTGCCGCTCAGGAACAGCGGTCACGTGGCTACGCTGGACGCGGACGCCCAGGAAATCTTCGAGTCCTCGGCGCGGTTTTTCCAGCTGCGTTCCCGAAGCCACATACCCTCGGAGAAGTCATGA
- a CDS encoding AMP-dependent synthetase/ligase gives MREFSVPPLANVPLDSNITDLVLRQAAKASDPALFSRLGSAGQWQDIRAKEFLADVSALAKGLIASGVGAGDRVGIMSRTRYEWALIDFAIWFAGGVSVPIYETSSPSQVAWNLGDSGAVAAFGESDHHENVIRQAAATEGLTALTHVWQLEGDGLDTLRAAGAAVSDDELDARRRSAGLRDLATIIYTSGTTGRPKGCELTHGNFVELSENALATSLSGVVNEQSRTIMFLPLAHVFARFISVLAVAAGVTVAHTPDIKHLLPDLQSYKPTFILAVPRVFEKVYNSALTKAEDGGKGAIFHKAAETAIAYSRARQAGGAGLGLKLRHAVFDKLVYGKLRAAMGGEVAHAVSGGGPLGERLGHFFQGIGLQILEGYGLTETTAPVSVNTPERIKIGTVGAPIPGNSVRIADDGEILVKGICVMQGYYQRPDLTEESFADGWFRTGDIGQLDEDGYLLITGRKKEIIVTAGGKNVVPALLEDQIRADALVSQVLVVGDNRPFIGALVTLDEEALPGWLQRHGLPADTPLGDAAGHAEVKAAVQELINQANQSVSQAEAIKSFRIVPSDFTEASGHLTPSMKVKRAQVMKDFEAVIDEMYTSPKPTRA, from the coding sequence GTGCGCGAATTCAGCGTTCCGCCCTTGGCGAACGTCCCTCTGGACAGCAATATCACGGACCTTGTGCTGCGCCAAGCGGCAAAGGCATCTGATCCTGCCCTGTTTTCGCGCCTCGGTTCCGCCGGCCAATGGCAGGACATTCGGGCCAAGGAGTTTTTGGCTGACGTGTCAGCCCTCGCCAAGGGGCTCATCGCCAGCGGCGTGGGCGCGGGCGACCGTGTGGGCATCATGTCCCGGACCCGTTATGAGTGGGCACTCATCGACTTCGCCATCTGGTTCGCAGGTGGCGTTTCTGTTCCCATCTACGAAACGTCGTCACCTTCCCAGGTCGCCTGGAACCTGGGTGACTCCGGTGCCGTCGCCGCGTTCGGCGAATCGGACCACCACGAAAACGTCATCCGGCAGGCCGCTGCCACCGAAGGACTCACGGCGCTGACCCACGTATGGCAACTGGAGGGGGACGGCCTCGACACCCTTCGTGCGGCCGGGGCCGCGGTCAGCGATGACGAGCTCGACGCCCGACGGCGCTCCGCCGGGCTCCGCGACCTCGCCACCATCATCTACACCTCCGGCACCACCGGCCGGCCCAAGGGCTGCGAACTCACCCACGGAAACTTCGTGGAGCTGTCCGAGAACGCGTTGGCCACCTCCCTGAGCGGCGTTGTCAACGAGCAGTCCCGAACCATCATGTTCCTGCCGCTGGCGCATGTCTTCGCGCGCTTCATCTCGGTCCTGGCCGTGGCTGCCGGCGTCACCGTGGCACATACCCCCGACATCAAGCATCTGCTGCCCGATCTGCAGAGCTACAAGCCGACGTTTATCCTCGCCGTTCCGCGCGTGTTCGAAAAGGTGTACAACTCGGCGCTCACCAAGGCCGAGGACGGCGGCAAGGGTGCGATCTTCCACAAGGCCGCCGAAACCGCGATCGCCTACTCGCGTGCACGGCAGGCAGGCGGCGCCGGCCTGGGCCTGAAGCTCCGGCACGCGGTCTTCGACAAGCTCGTCTACGGCAAGCTTCGGGCCGCCATGGGCGGCGAGGTGGCCCATGCGGTGTCCGGCGGAGGCCCGCTGGGCGAGCGGCTGGGCCACTTCTTCCAAGGCATCGGCCTGCAGATCCTGGAGGGCTACGGCCTCACCGAAACCACGGCACCTGTCAGCGTCAACACGCCCGAGCGGATCAAGATCGGCACCGTCGGCGCCCCGATTCCCGGCAACAGCGTCCGGATTGCCGACGACGGCGAGATCCTGGTCAAGGGCATCTGCGTCATGCAGGGGTATTACCAGCGCCCCGACCTGACGGAGGAGTCGTTCGCTGATGGCTGGTTCCGCACCGGGGACATCGGCCAGCTCGACGAGGACGGCTACCTGCTGATTACCGGCCGGAAGAAGGAAATCATCGTCACCGCCGGCGGCAAGAATGTGGTTCCCGCACTGCTTGAGGACCAGATCCGGGCTGATGCGCTGGTGTCACAGGTACTCGTGGTGGGTGACAACCGCCCGTTCATCGGCGCCCTCGTGACTCTCGATGAGGAAGCCCTCCCGGGCTGGCTGCAGCGCCACGGCCTGCCGGCGGACACGCCCCTGGGCGACGCCGCTGGCCATGCCGAGGTCAAGGCCGCCGTGCAGGAGCTTATCAACCAGGCCAACCAGTCGGTGTCGCAGGCGGAGGCGATCAAGTCCTTCCGGATCGTGCCGAGCGACTTCACCGAAGCCTCCGGCCACCTGACCCCATCCATGAAGGTCAAGCGCGCCCAGGTCATGAAGGACTTCGAAGCGGTGATCGACGAAATGTACACGTCGCCGAAGCCCACCCGCGCCTAG
- a CDS encoding alpha/beta hydrolase, whose product MTTVPDHSPFSSAFSGDGPSIGIALSHGFTGSPHSLRTWAQSFADAGFAVRMPLLPGHGTTWQELSRSRWMQWHEAMDAAYLELESECDLVFAAGLSMGGALALRIAATRPVAGAIVVNPGLVIDDRRAPLAGILKLVLKSTPAIANDIRKQGVDEGAYSRTPVAAAHELNKMFKDTVRLLPRITAPVRVFRSTVDHVVSDSSITALRRGLTHAPLQLTRLDNSYHVATLDHDAGQIFSGSVDFIRSVVADIRQGPANSATASQKGATDE is encoded by the coding sequence ATGACCACAGTTCCCGATCACAGCCCGTTCAGCAGCGCCTTCTCCGGCGACGGGCCGTCCATCGGCATTGCGCTGTCCCATGGGTTCACGGGCAGCCCGCATAGCCTGCGTACGTGGGCCCAGTCCTTTGCCGATGCCGGCTTTGCCGTCAGGATGCCCCTGTTGCCTGGCCACGGCACCACTTGGCAGGAGCTTTCCCGCAGCCGCTGGATGCAGTGGCATGAGGCCATGGACGCCGCCTACCTGGAGCTCGAGTCCGAGTGCGACCTCGTGTTCGCCGCAGGTCTGTCCATGGGCGGCGCCCTGGCACTGCGCATCGCCGCGACCAGGCCTGTGGCCGGAGCCATCGTGGTCAACCCCGGGCTTGTCATCGATGACCGCAGGGCCCCGCTGGCCGGCATCCTCAAGCTGGTCCTCAAGAGCACGCCGGCCATCGCCAACGACATCCGGAAGCAGGGCGTCGACGAGGGCGCATATTCCCGGACCCCCGTGGCAGCCGCCCACGAGCTGAATAAGATGTTCAAGGACACGGTCCGGCTGCTGCCACGCATCACAGCACCCGTGCGCGTGTTCCGCTCCACCGTGGATCACGTTGTGTCCGATTCCAGCATCACGGCCCTGCGGCGCGGACTTACCCACGCCCCGCTGCAGCTCACCCGGCTGGACAACAGTTACCACGTGGCCACGCTGGACCACGACGCCGGCCAGATCTTCAGCGGCTCGGTGGACTTCATCCGCTCCGTGGTGGCGGACATCCGCCAGGGACCCGCCAACTCCGCGACAGCCAGCCAGAAGGGCGCGACAGATGAATAG
- a CDS encoding nucleotide-binding protein, with the protein MAPAAIPVVTAGPDSVSTAGVSTAGFNAADVAIADVNAVDVSAGDQDQAVTAAKGTEPAGADSAADFAAAEPAPADQARELPGRRERPEGPEPAAALTADRLLTRSAAAPVSGWRRWLYQVTLGYVNLGDSDQVRIQRAMEHRIALRLGERTRYVPVLSRKGGVGKTTVTTLLGMVLAELREDRVIAMDANPDRGTLSDRSPGRADFTARQLVKDRFTVNSFAQLSNYTARDGSRLDVLASDTDPMVAHAFDDADYRAVTDILGRYYSIVLTDSGTGMVHSVMKGTLEKADAVVLVSGGSVDEARLASETLSWLEAHGRQDLVAKATVAINMAAGDRTLVNIDEIEQHFLSRVKNVVRIPHDRHLAEGSRIRLGQLKPATRAAAVELAALVVDELQQA; encoded by the coding sequence ATGGCGCCGGCAGCCATACCCGTCGTGACGGCGGGTCCAGACAGCGTCAGCACGGCGGGCGTCAGCACGGCGGGCTTCAACGCTGCGGATGTCGCTATTGCGGATGTCAACGCAGTGGATGTCAGCGCCGGGGACCAGGATCAAGCAGTCACAGCCGCAAAGGGCACGGAGCCGGCCGGCGCGGATTCGGCAGCCGATTTCGCCGCCGCCGAACCGGCGCCGGCGGACCAAGCCAGGGAGCTCCCCGGGCGCCGCGAACGCCCCGAGGGACCTGAGCCCGCTGCCGCCCTGACCGCCGACCGTCTCCTCACCAGGTCCGCAGCCGCACCGGTCTCGGGCTGGCGCCGGTGGCTGTACCAGGTCACCCTGGGCTACGTGAACCTGGGCGACTCGGACCAGGTCCGTATCCAGCGGGCCATGGAGCACCGCATCGCCCTGCGGCTGGGGGAGCGGACCCGGTATGTGCCGGTGCTCTCGCGCAAGGGCGGAGTGGGCAAGACCACCGTCACCACGCTCCTCGGCATGGTGCTGGCGGAGCTGCGTGAGGACCGGGTCATCGCGATGGACGCGAATCCGGACCGGGGCACGCTCTCGGACCGTTCCCCGGGCAGGGCTGATTTCACGGCGCGCCAGCTGGTTAAGGACAGGTTCACGGTGAACTCGTTCGCACAGCTGTCCAATTACACCGCGCGCGACGGTTCGCGCCTCGATGTTCTCGCGTCCGACACAGACCCCATGGTGGCGCACGCCTTCGACGACGCCGACTACCGTGCAGTCACCGACATCCTGGGCCGGTACTACTCCATCGTGCTGACTGACTCAGGCACCGGCATGGTGCACTCGGTCATGAAGGGCACGCTGGAAAAGGCCGACGCCGTGGTGCTCGTTTCGGGCGGCAGCGTGGATGAGGCCCGGCTGGCGTCCGAAACGCTGTCCTGGCTTGAAGCCCATGGCCGCCAGGATCTCGTCGCCAAAGCCACCGTGGCCATTAATATGGCCGCCGGTGACCGCACCCTGGTCAACATCGACGAAATCGAGCAGCACTTCCTGTCCCGGGTCAAGAATGTGGTGCGGATTCCGCACGACCGGCACCTGGCGGAAGGTTCGCGGATCCGCCTCGGCCAGCTGAAGCCGGCCACCCGCGCCGCGGCCGTGGAGCTGGCAGCGCTGGTTGTGGACGAACTGCAGCAGGCCTGA
- a CDS encoding class II 3-deoxy-7-phosphoheptulonate synthase: MTELSAKPASSLTSTSQSGAANYPGLDNWRDLPISQQPSWQDSEVFNTSVKELSVLPPLVFAGEVDILRERLAAAAQGKAFLLQGGDCAETFEGATADKISARVKTILQMAVVLTYGAAMPVIKMGRMAGQFAKPRSSNDETRDGVTLPAYRGDIVNGYDFTPESRAHDASRMLRAYHTSASTLNLIRAFTQGGFADLRLVHTWNKGFTENPAHARYESLARDIDRAIKFMASCGADFEALKRVEFFASHEALLLDYERALTRIDSRTGLPYGTSGHFLWIGERTRELDHAHVDFLSRVRNPIGVKLGPSTSGDDALRLIDKLDPEREPGRLTFITRMGAGNIREKLPSLVEKVTASGAQVLWVTDPMHGNTVTSPNGYKTRNFDDVIDEVRGFFEVHHALGTVPGGLHVEMTGDDVAECLGGADPIDQEAFIDRYESVCDPRLNHMQSLEMAFLVAGALTRR, encoded by the coding sequence GTGACTGAGCTATCTGCAAAACCTGCCTCTTCCCTGACCAGCACTTCACAGAGCGGTGCGGCCAACTATCCGGGGCTCGACAACTGGCGGGACCTTCCCATCTCCCAGCAGCCGAGCTGGCAGGACTCCGAGGTCTTCAACACGTCCGTCAAGGAACTGTCGGTGCTCCCGCCGCTCGTTTTCGCCGGCGAGGTGGACATCCTGCGCGAGCGTCTCGCCGCCGCAGCCCAGGGCAAGGCTTTCCTGCTCCAGGGCGGTGACTGCGCCGAGACCTTTGAAGGTGCCACGGCGGACAAGATCAGCGCACGCGTGAAGACGATCCTGCAGATGGCGGTGGTCCTGACGTATGGTGCGGCGATGCCCGTCATCAAGATGGGGCGCATGGCGGGCCAGTTCGCCAAGCCGCGTTCCTCCAACGACGAGACCCGGGACGGTGTGACGCTGCCGGCATACCGCGGCGACATCGTGAACGGATACGACTTCACCCCCGAGTCGCGGGCCCACGACGCCAGCCGCATGCTGCGTGCCTACCACACCTCCGCTTCCACGCTGAACCTCATCCGCGCCTTCACCCAGGGCGGCTTCGCGGACCTCCGCCTGGTGCACACCTGGAACAAGGGGTTCACCGAGAACCCTGCCCATGCCCGCTACGAGTCGCTCGCGCGCGACATCGACCGCGCCATCAAGTTCATGGCGTCCTGCGGTGCGGACTTCGAAGCCCTCAAGCGGGTTGAATTCTTTGCCAGCCATGAGGCGCTGCTGCTCGACTACGAGCGTGCGCTGACCCGCATCGACTCCCGGACCGGCCTGCCTTACGGCACCTCCGGCCACTTCCTGTGGATCGGTGAGCGTACCCGCGAGCTGGACCACGCCCACGTGGACTTCCTGTCCCGGGTCCGCAACCCGATCGGCGTTAAGCTGGGCCCGTCTACGTCCGGTGACGATGCCCTGCGCCTCATCGACAAGCTGGATCCGGAGCGCGAACCCGGCAGGCTCACGTTCATTACCCGCATGGGTGCCGGCAACATCCGCGAGAAGCTCCCGTCCCTCGTGGAGAAGGTCACTGCCTCCGGTGCCCAGGTCCTGTGGGTCACGGACCCGATGCACGGCAACACCGTCACCTCGCCCAACGGCTACAAGACCCGCAATTTCGACGACGTCATTGACGAGGTGCGCGGGTTCTTCGAAGTGCACCATGCCCTGGGGACGGTTCCGGGCGGCCTGCACGTCGAGATGACCGGGGATGACGTGGCCGAATGCCTCGGCGGTGCCGACCCCATCGACCAGGAAGCGTTCATTGACCGCTATGAGTCGGTCTGCGATCCCCGGCTGAACCACATGCAGTCGCTGGAGATGGCCTTCCTCGTGGCGGGCGCGCTCACCCGCCGCTAA
- a CDS encoding lysophospholipid acyltransferase family protein: MFYWVMKRIFLGPVVRTLFRPWVKGLDNIPSEGAAIIASNHLSFSDSIFMPLMVPRPVVFLAKSEYFTGTGLKGWLTAMFFRLTNQLPMDRSGGAASAASLEAGMDVLTHGGLLGIYPEGTRSPDSRLYRGKVGVARLALQAGVPVIPVAMIGTDKVQPIGKRLPNIRRIGMIFGKPLDFSRYEGLADDRLIQRSVTDEIMYELMRLSGQEYVDEYASVVKLRLAGKSGQESGKSGEEPGKGGEEPGEAGSSRSA, from the coding sequence GTGTTCTATTGGGTCATGAAGCGGATCTTCCTGGGGCCGGTGGTCCGCACTCTTTTCCGGCCGTGGGTCAAAGGACTGGACAACATCCCGTCCGAGGGCGCAGCCATTATTGCCTCCAACCACCTCTCATTTTCGGACTCGATCTTCATGCCGCTGATGGTGCCGCGGCCTGTCGTCTTCCTGGCCAAATCCGAGTACTTCACGGGCACCGGACTCAAGGGCTGGCTGACCGCCATGTTCTTCCGGCTGACCAACCAGCTGCCCATGGACCGTTCCGGCGGGGCGGCCTCGGCGGCCTCACTCGAGGCGGGCATGGACGTGCTGACGCACGGCGGGCTGCTGGGCATCTACCCGGAGGGCACCCGCAGCCCCGACTCGCGGCTTTACCGCGGAAAGGTGGGGGTGGCGCGGCTGGCGCTCCAGGCCGGCGTTCCGGTCATCCCGGTGGCGATGATCGGAACGGACAAGGTCCAGCCCATCGGCAAGCGGCTGCCGAACATCCGCCGGATCGGCATGATCTTCGGAAAGCCACTGGACTTCAGCCGGTATGAAGGCTTGGCTGATGACCGGCTGATCCAGCGGTCCGTCACGGACGAGATCATGTACGAGCTCATGCGGCTCTCCGGGCAGGAATACGTGGACGAGTACGCCTCGGTCGTCAAGCTCAGGCTGGCGGGGAAGTCGGGCCAAGAGTCGGGGAAGTCGGGCGAAGAGCCCGGGAAGGGCGGCGAGGAGCCCGGGGAGGCCGGTTCGTCCCGGTCAGCTTAG
- a CDS encoding lytic transglycosylase domain-containing protein: MTTTRSTKQSPRPGLPLIAATTATLPAVMLSSLAVAQPADADARPQTVPATLAAAIEAQAAAVKAGIIPAASVSAALPSALQPTRVTPSAHTVARGDTVSGIAGRYGLSTTAVLKLNNLKSNSVIYPGQRIKLKAAAARTAAAPASTAARTYTVKSGDTLGGIAGRHGVRLSQVLSWNGLKVTSIIYPGQKIRLGAGTAVAAAPARSAAPAATRSASYVIKSGDTLSGIAARHGVKLADILSANRLKVTSIIYPGQKLAIPGKAAAVQPASSVTPLVPSSFLGYTYPAAVVSSANKNKALLNASPVPSLAQMQSIVADTARRMGVDPALAQAFAYQESGFNQRAVSPANAIGTMQVIPSSGEWASDLVGRKLNLLDPYDNATAGIAIIRQLIRTSKNLDYAIAGYYQGQYSVNKHGMFTDTKHYVAAIKAHRKNFS; this comes from the coding sequence ATGACGACGACCCGCTCCACCAAGCAGTCACCCCGGCCGGGCCTGCCCCTGATCGCGGCCACGACGGCCACGCTCCCGGCCGTCATGCTTTCCTCCCTTGCGGTCGCCCAGCCCGCCGATGCCGACGCCCGGCCCCAAACCGTGCCCGCGACACTCGCCGCCGCCATTGAGGCCCAGGCAGCAGCAGTCAAAGCAGGCATCATCCCCGCAGCCTCCGTGTCCGCCGCGCTCCCGTCGGCCCTGCAGCCCACCCGCGTCACCCCGTCGGCCCACACGGTGGCCCGCGGGGACACGGTCAGCGGCATCGCCGGCCGGTACGGGCTAAGCACCACTGCCGTGCTAAAGCTCAACAACCTCAAGTCGAACTCCGTGATCTACCCGGGGCAGCGGATCAAGCTGAAGGCAGCCGCGGCTCGGACTGCTGCGGCGCCTGCCAGCACCGCCGCCAGGACATACACGGTCAAGTCCGGCGACACCCTGGGCGGCATCGCCGGGCGGCACGGCGTCAGGCTCTCCCAGGTACTCAGCTGGAACGGGCTCAAGGTGACGTCGATCATCTACCCCGGCCAGAAGATCCGCCTCGGTGCCGGCACGGCTGTCGCGGCGGCACCGGCCAGATCGGCAGCACCGGCCGCCACCCGCTCAGCCTCCTACGTCATCAAGTCCGGGGACACGCTGTCCGGCATCGCGGCCAGGCACGGCGTCAAGCTCGCGGACATCCTGTCTGCGAACCGGCTGAAAGTCACCAGCATCATCTACCCCGGCCAGAAGCTCGCGATTCCCGGGAAGGCCGCCGCCGTCCAGCCGGCATCCAGCGTCACGCCGCTCGTGCCCAGTTCGTTCCTCGGCTACACCTACCCGGCAGCCGTGGTCAGCTCGGCCAACAAGAACAAGGCGCTGCTCAACGCCTCGCCGGTTCCGTCGCTAGCCCAGATGCAGTCCATCGTGGCCGACACGGCACGGCGGATGGGCGTGGACCCGGCGCTGGCACAGGCCTTCGCATACCAGGAATCCGGGTTCAACCAGCGGGCAGTGTCTCCGGCCAACGCCATCGGCACCATGCAGGTCATCCCCTCCTCGGGCGAATGGGCATCCGACCTTGTGGGCCGGAAGCTGAACCTGCTGGATCCGTATGACAACGCCACCGCCGGAATCGCAATCATCCGCCAGCTGATCCGGACCAGCAAGAACCTGGACTACGCCATCGCCGGCTACTACCAGGGGCAGTACTCGGTCAACAAGCACGGAATGTTCACTGACACCAAGCACTACGTCGCAGCCATCAAGGCACACCGCAAGAACTTCAGCTGA